The nucleotide window AGCTGCTGCCAAAGCTGCTCCGGACACCAGTAAGGTACAGGGTTGGTTCCCTCAGTATTTTCGTATGACCGATCCCGTGAGCAGACGTACCTTCAACAAACCTTTCATCGGTATTTATCAGGGACCTGCCCATAAAGCCCCCAAAGGATTCAAACCCTTGTCGGAAGATGCTTTTGCCCGTGTGGAAAAACAAAGGGGCCGCGAACTGAAACCAGGACAGGAGCCTTCCTTTTAAGCGCGTAATGATTGGCTGAGCTGCCGGTACTGAGCAGTAAATGCAGCTGCCGGCGCATATTTCTCCAGCCGCTGTAGTATCTCCAGAAAAGACTTTTTGCGGTAAAAACTCCGGGCCAGCTGCAGCTTTCGGTCGTGGTAATAAATAGTTACCTGCGGATCACTATACTTGCCTACTTTGGCCATATCGATACGGGTAATATCACCCCAGCTGAGCCGATGCGGTTTGTATCCTCCGGTGAAAACAATCGTTTGCCCATCCAGTACCAGCTTCAGGCGAGTATAGGCATACATGGACCAGCTCAGGAAAAAAAACGGCAGACTGAAAAAGATAAAACCCTGCGCTTCCTTCTCTAAAAAAATCAAAGTGACAGCCATACCCAGCATCAGGGCACTCAGGATATAACAGCCTGTTTTAAATCCGCGGGGAATTGTAAACGTTTCCTGCATCCTGCGAATATACGAAGGCTTGTACTTTCACTGCTTTGTGTCTTACGTGAAAAAGTGTATCTTAATTATAGAAAATCATCCATGATATGAAAAGCTTGCCAACCTTGCCAAACTTGCCACTGATTGCAAAATTCGCAACAGAGCAGCCCCGCTTCAGTTTACTGGACCCGGTGCGGAACCGGATAGAGTTGATTGCCTTCTGTGGCATTTTCTGCTTTCTGTTCATGTATATTTTTATGCCATTTAATATTAACATGTGGTATGAAGGACAACATCTGAGCCTGGCACCACTGTTCGGCATTTTCACGGCATGCGGGATGACTGCACTGGTCATATCCCAGTTCCTGCTGTTTAAATGGAAGTTGCGCCGCAAGCTGACAAACGCTACTTACCTGTGCTGGTTTTTGGGAGAAATTGTACTGGTAACCGCTATTGTGACTGCTGTAGATGTGTTGATCACCGATACTTTTTTCCTGACATGGGGCGAATTTGCCAATACCCTGCGTTATACTGCCCTCATCATGCCCCTGCCATACCTGATATCCCTGCTATGGTTTTTTTCCAGGGAGAAGTGTGCGCAATTGAAATCACTGGAAAAGGAAGGGCATCCGGCAGCAGTAGTGATACCATCAGCGCCTGTAGTGGAATCCGCCAGCACCCGTTCCACAACGGATACCTGCCTGCAGATCAGAGATGAACATGATAAGATAGTATTGTCTGTTCACCCGGCCCG belongs to Chitinophaga sp. HK235 and includes:
- a CDS encoding LytTR family DNA-binding domain-containing protein codes for the protein MKSLPTLPNLPLIAKFATEQPRFSLLDPVRNRIELIAFCGIFCFLFMYIFMPFNINMWYEGQHLSLAPLFGIFTACGMTALVISQFLLFKWKLRRKLTNATYLCWFLGEIVLVTAIVTAVDVLITDTFFLTWGEFANTLRYTALIMPLPYLISLLWFFSREKCAQLKSLEKEGHPAAVVIPSAPVVESASTRSTTDTCLQIRDEHDKIVLSVHPARLLMIKAEDNYVHLFYRSGQTISKELVRTSLKKMETQLAAVGFIRAHRSYLVNMSRVVLFKKNTKGHYLHIEGLEEMPVPVSVTYLPLFQSAFSKF